The following proteins are encoded in a genomic region of Acidobacteriota bacterium:
- a CDS encoding LON peptidase substrate-binding domain-containing protein yields MSEVLEKVAGINQLPIFPLPLVMLPNEILPLHIFEERYQQMLRDVEATNKMFGVVFFEPVEDFVDRPKTGTIGCVAEIRDTDMLEDGRANIVTLGVVRFRVLDYIDEGEPYLVGEVEFFEDDEADTVETDGPADEVFELFQRIAKAAFKMSGGRGNCPKFTAETPSSCHSWSPQRSILRTS; encoded by the coding sequence ATGTCTGAGGTTTTAGAAAAAGTCGCCGGTATCAACCAACTTCCCATCTTTCCGCTGCCGCTCGTGATGCTGCCGAACGAGATATTACCGCTGCATATCTTTGAGGAGCGTTATCAACAGATGCTCAGGGATGTTGAAGCGACGAACAAGATGTTCGGTGTCGTGTTTTTTGAGCCGGTCGAGGATTTCGTAGACCGTCCCAAAACCGGAACGATCGGATGCGTTGCCGAGATCCGCGACACCGACATGTTAGAAGACGGGCGTGCAAACATCGTAACACTCGGCGTTGTTCGGTTTCGGGTGCTCGATTACATCGACGAGGGCGAGCCGTATCTTGTCGGCGAGGTCGAGTTTTTTGAGGACGACGAGGCTGACACCGTCGAGACCGATGGGCCGGCTGACGAAGTATTCGAACTATTTCAGCGGATCGCCAAAGCTGCGTTCAAAATGAGCGGCGGCCGCGGTAATTGCCCGAAATTCACCGCGGAGACCCCGAGCAGTTGTCATTCCTGGTCACCGCAGCGTTCAATTTTGAGAACGAGCTGA
- a CDS encoding molybdopterin-dependent oxidoreductase, translated as MAYRRQFAGRERSGGKDFVVVQELFQTETTDHADVVFPAASFAEVDGTFTNNAGNVQRVRKAIEPVHQSKPDWMITAMIAREMGAEIAPDWSASAVFRNLAMRCRRTKACVIRH; from the coding sequence ATTGCTTATCGGCGGCAGTTTGCAGGACGCGAGCGTTCTGGCGGCAAGGACTTTGTTGTCGTTCAGGAACTATTCCAGACCGAGACGACCGATCACGCAGATGTGGTCTTTCCGGCGGCGAGTTTTGCTGAGGTTGACGGTACGTTTACGAACAATGCGGGCAATGTGCAGCGTGTTCGCAAGGCGATCGAGCCGGTTCATCAGTCGAAACCAGATTGGATGATCACGGCAATGATCGCCCGCGAAATGGGCGCTGAAATCGCACCTGATTGGTCAGCATCGGCGGTTTTCCGAAACCTCGCGATGCGATGCCGGCGTACGAAGGCCTGCGTTATCCGGCATTGA
- a CDS encoding (2Fe-2S)-binding protein codes for MSEQIKVTINEQEFDVDAGARLIDVCRDKGFGIPSFCYYQDLEVQASCQMCLVRIDKMPKLQTSCTIKCTDGMVVTTESEEVEKAQRAMGEFLLTNHPLDCPVCDRGGECELQEVIFDWGDVEERFTRKRTANPKNIFRRSSPTTRSDASFANAARESVTSGWARTPSRPAIAASIL; via the coding sequence ATGTCAGAACAGATAAAAGTAACAATTAACGAGCAGGAATTTGACGTCGACGCCGGTGCTCGGCTGATCGACGTTTGCCGCGACAAGGGGTTTGGGATTCCTTCGTTTTGCTATTACCAGGACCTTGAGGTCCAGGCCTCGTGCCAGATGTGCCTGGTTCGCATCGACAAAATGCCGAAGCTGCAGACCTCGTGCACGATCAAATGTACCGACGGCATGGTCGTCACCACCGAGTCCGAAGAGGTCGAAAAGGCCCAGCGTGCGATGGGCGAATTCTTGCTGACCAATCATCCGCTCGATTGCCCGGTTTGCGACCGCGGCGGCGAATGCGAACTGCAGGAAGTCATCTTCGACTGGGGCGATGTCGAAGAGCGTTTTACGAGAAAAAGAACCGCGAACCCGAAAAATATCTTTCGCCGATCGTCGCCAACGACCCGCAGCGATGCATCCTTTGCAAACGCTGCACGCGAGTCTGTGACGAGTGGATGGGCGAGGACGCCATCGAGGCCGGCAATCGCGGCGTCAATACTGTAA
- the nuoD gene encoding NADH dehydrogenase (quinone) subunit D: MSTTVQDLQQFDVLDRPLESEMTLSMGPQHPSTHGVLRLDLKLDGELVVGCIPDIGYLHTGMEKLFEYKKYQQGIVITDRMDYLNPLGNNLAYVMAAEKLLDLEIPERAQVIRVLMCELQRIASHMVWLGTHCLDIGAMSVFFYCFRQREKILNLIEAASGGRMTPSYFRIGGLMMDLPAGFESRCRQFLADFPAAMDTFDTLVTGNTIWMSRTKGIGVIERDEAINWGLDRSVPASSGVELDLRRHNPYTGYETYDFDIPVEQDGDVWARFKVRMRECLESYKIVRQALDRLKPGPIKADSPKIVLPDRDDMRKHMDSLIHHFLIVAEGFNVPEGEVYHAIEASKGELGVYMKSNGGPKPERVHFRGPSFVNLAALPVMSEGEMVADVVAIIGSLDIVLGEIDRVNHGSSNTNKLYR, from the coding sequence ATGAGTACTACGGTACAAGATCTCCAACAATTTGATGTTCTCGACCGGCCGCTCGAGTCAGAGATGACACTGTCGATGGGGCCGCAGCATCCTTCGACCCACGGCGTCCTGCGTCTCGATCTCAAACTCGACGGCGAACTTGTCGTCGGCTGCATCCCCGACATCGGATATCTCCATACGGGAATGGAGAAGCTCTTCGAATACAAGAAATACCAGCAGGGTATCGTTATCACTGACCGGATGGATTATCTCAATCCGCTCGGAAACAACCTCGCTTATGTGATGGCGGCGGAAAAACTGCTCGATCTGGAAATTCCCGAACGTGCTCAGGTCATCCGCGTGCTGATGTGCGAACTTCAGCGTATCGCTTCGCACATGGTCTGGCTTGGAACGCACTGTCTCGATATCGGTGCCATGTCGGTCTTCTTTTACTGTTTCCGCCAACGCGAGAAGATCCTAAACCTGATCGAGGCAGCATCCGGCGGTCGAATGACGCCGAGCTATTTCCGCATCGGCGGCCTGATGATGGACTTGCCCGCGGGTTTTGAGAGCCGTTGTCGACAGTTTCTCGCTGATTTTCCGGCGGCGATGGACACGTTTGACACCCTCGTCACTGGCAACACGATCTGGATGAGCCGCACCAAGGGCATCGGCGTCATCGAACGCGACGAAGCGATCAACTGGGGCCTTGACAGGTCCGTGCCTGCGAGCAGCGGTGTCGAACTCGACCTCAGACGGCATAATCCGTACACAGGTTACGAGACATACGATTTCGATATTCCGGTCGAACAGGACGGCGACGTCTGGGCACGGTTCAAGGTCAGAATGCGTGAATGTCTCGAGTCGTACAAGATCGTCCGCCAGGCTCTAGACCGCCTGAAACCGGGACCGATCAAAGCCGACAGCCCAAAGATCGTGCTGCCCGATCGCGACGATATGCGAAAGCATATGGATTCGCTGATCCACCATTTCCTGATCGTCGCAGAGGGTTTCAACGTCCCCGAAGGCGAGGTCTACCACGCCATCGAAGCCTCAAAAGGCGAGCTCGGCGTTTACATGAAATCGAACGGCGGCCCCAAACCCGAACGTGTCCATTTCCGCGGCCCCAGCTTCGTTAACCTTGCCGCTCTGCCCGTGATGAGCGAGGGCGAGATGGTCGCTGACGTTGTGGCGATCATTGGTAGTTTGGATATTGTGTTGGGTGAAATAGATAGGGTAAATCATGGCAGCAGCAACACCAACAAGTTATACAGATAA
- a CDS encoding 30S ribosomal protein THX: MGKGDKRSRRGKIFAGSFGKSRPKRKGKSVKPAEEKPAKTAKKQKG; the protein is encoded by the coding sequence ATGGGAAAAGGTGATAAACGATCAAGACGAGGCAAGATATTTGCCGGCAGCTTTGGCAAGTCGCGACCGAAACGAAAAGGGAAATCGGTAAAACCGGCCGAAGAAAAGCCAGCGAAAACGGCGAAAAAGCAAAAAGGTTGA
- a CDS encoding 4Fe-4S binding protein, translating into MGEDAIEAGNRGVNTVIGTYGGWLNCSQCGNCIEVCPTGTLLDGVYRHETRPWELEQTVTTDVYGSDGMQLSIGSRAGKVHRVVARDRYVNGLNGEFLDVKARFAHEFVNHDDRIKNADDPLFERRKANSGDLGRGDQICG; encoded by the coding sequence ATGGGCGAGGACGCCATCGAGGCCGGCAATCGCGGCGTCAATACTGTAATTGGCACGTATGGCGGCTGGCTAAATTGTTCGCAGTGCGGCAATTGCATCGAGGTTTGCCCGACCGGAACTTTGCTCGACGGTGTTTATCGCCACGAAACGCGGCCTTGGGAACTCGAACAGACCGTTACGACTGACGTTTACGGCTCGGACGGAATGCAGCTTTCGATCGGTTCGCGAGCAGGCAAGGTTCACCGCGTCGTCGCCCGCGACCGTTATGTGAACGGTCTGAACGGCGAATTTCTCGATGTCAAGGCACGATTTGCCCACGAATTCGTCAACCACGACGACCGCATCAAAAACGCCGATGATCCGCTATTCGAAAGGCGGAAAGCTAATTCCGGCGACTTGGGACGCGGCGATCAAATTTGCGGCTGA
- a CDS encoding NADH-quinone oxidoreductase subunit C encodes MPTVSGLWKTANWHERETYDLVGIKFDGHPDLRRILLPSDFDGHH; translated from the coding sequence CTGCCGACGGTCTCCGGGCTGTGGAAGACGGCAAATTGGCACGAACGCGAAACATACGATCTCGTCGGCATCAAGTTTGACGGCCATCCGGACCTGCGGCGCATCTTGCTGCCTTCGGATTTTGACGGGCATCACTGA
- a CDS encoding molybdopterin-dependent oxidoreductase gives MIRYSKGGKLIPATWDAAIKFAADKLKEHGKNVGVIASPRLTNEAIFTLNRFANEAAGSGNIAVSDVPISLRYLII, from the coding sequence ATGATCCGCTATTCGAAAGGCGGAAAGCTAATTCCGGCGACTTGGGACGCGGCGATCAAATTTGCGGCTGACAAGTTAAAGGAGCACGGCAAGAACGTCGGCGTTATCGCCAGCCCGAGGCTGACGAACGAAGCGATCTTCACGCTCAACCGTTTTGCGAACGAAGCGGCCGGCAGCGGCAATATCGCGGTCTCGGACGTTCCGATCTCGCTCCGGTATTTGATAATCTGA